A single region of the Podospora pseudopauciseta strain CBS 411.78 chromosome 1, whole genome shotgun sequence genome encodes:
- a CDS encoding hypothetical protein (EggNog:ENOG503P58Y) produces the protein MFGGAVFPAGGPARCPLQCFRHLSPRESRYLVTATLRLPTLCSLISPHNKMSSLLQIIDLHDPVEFDELLHQRDLCGWDKMASDIEAWRTAMDAGTRAMFWIVPPSLAHLPLPDRCAGHIALVSEMSPPNEELARPDKSILYLSSLFIRPEHRGGLGRKAVQALESWAKVPPYGSPHCEAITLTALDRRYTEDDSEEWGGVWARFGQQAPKKGSSTEDWYARMGYVKWKSQPMFDEQFLDGTKIKLVAAFLRKTLRE, from the coding sequence ATGTTCGGTGGCGCTGTTTTTCCGGCTGGAGGCCCCGCAAGATGTCCACTCCAGTGTTTCCGTCACCTATCGCCTAGAGAATCGCGCTATCTGGTAACAGCAACCCTTCGGCTTCCGACTCTTTGTTCATTGATATCTCCGCACAACAAGATGAGCAGCCTATTGCAAATCATAGACCTGCACGACCCTGTCGAGTTCGACgagcttcttcatcaacgaGATCTCTGTGGCTGGGACAAGATGGCATCGGATATCGAGGCTTGGCGAACAGCCATGGATGCCGGAACCAGAGCAATGTTCTGGATTGTCCCGCCGTCTCTTgcccatctcccccttccagaCCGGTGCGCAGGACATATTGCTTTGGTCAGCGAGATGAGCCCCCCTAATGAGGAGCTCGCCCGACCGGACAAGTCTATCCTTTATCTCTCGTCACTCTTCATCCGACCCGAGCACCGCGGAGGGCTTGGCCGAAAAGCGGTTCAGGCGCTTGAATCTTGGGCAAAAGTGCCCCCCTACGGCTCACCTCACTGCGAAGCAATAACCCTGACTGCTTTGGACCGACGATACACCGAGGATGACTCGGAAGAATGGGGTGGCGTGTGGGCCAGATTTGGTCAACAAGCACCAAAGAAAGGAAGCAGCACTGAAGATTGGTATGCCAGGATGGGCTATGTGAAGTGGAAGAGCCAGCCTATGTTCGACGAGCAGTTCCTCGATGGCACCAAGATCAAGTTGGTTGCTGCTTTTCTGCGAAAGACTTTGAGGGAATAA
- a CDS encoding hypothetical protein (EggNog:ENOG503PYIF) — MNKLKSFFRHKESPLPPPPSLSQEITLLPDSETWQGNLPCVHGPNDGCNKHNPARNPICFDSSLLPSGSKTKASGNQPPTDPFPSSYAFHEIWSTLSKDLSLGCLTTLPPIHKSLPLSISFYHLYELLRKHHTNALNSSEDLGILACAATTGSNPSLSWVLTPLITAQKTLHLEFTLAFILQTDLGGWTEATTHGHAVVKNGLIGSGYRNFKPCLHTHIKFTSVKGEGKNHVRYSAVNFTTTDSEGAEKKHEWKSEEEKKIEGLFCGKCYTETVMRIRLIGDKTLVSVQVYKDLGEGLHPGDGKWLSLVRPDVAVQRDKSDFMRIPKTFETVLEDDQDN, encoded by the coding sequence ATGAACAAACTCAAATCCTTCTTCCGTCACAAGGaatctcccctcccaccacctccctctctctcccagGAGATCACCCTTCTTCCCGACTCTGAAACATGGCAAGGCAACCTCCCTTGTGTCCACGGTCCCAATGACGGCTGCAACAAACACAACCCGGCCCGCAACCCCATTTGCTTTGACtcgtccctcctccccagcggCTCAAAGACCAAAGCCTCCGgcaatcaaccccccaccgaccccttcccttcctcctACGCCTTCCACGAGATTTGGTCCACCCTCAGCAAAGACCTCTCCCTAGGCTGCctaaccaccctccccccaatccacaaatccctccccctctccatctccttctacCACCTCTACGAGCTCCTCAGAAAACACCACACCAACGCCCTCAACTCCTCCGAAGACCTAGGCATCCTCGCCTGCGCAGCCACCACTGGCTCCAACCCTTCCCTATCTTGGGTCCTAacccccctcatcaccgcccaaaaaaccctccacctcgagTTCACCCTAGCCTTCATCCTGCAGACCGACCTAGGCGGCTGGACAGAGGCCACCACCCACGGGCACGCCGTCGTCAAGAACGGCCTCATCGGCTCCGGGTACAGGAACTTTAAACCCTGCTTGCATACCCACATCAAGTTTACGAGCGTcaaaggggaagggaagaaCCACGTGCGGTACTCGGCTGTGAATTTCACTACCACTGACTCGGAGGGagcggagaagaagcacgagtggaagagcgaggaggaaaagaaaattgAGGGTTTGTTTTGCGGGAAGTGCTACACCGAGACCGTCATGAGGATCAGACTGATTGGGGACAAAACGCTGGTGAGCGTGCAGGTGTACAAGGACTTGGGCGAGGGGCTGCATCCTGGTGATGGAAAGtggttgagcttggtgaggCCGGATGTGGCAGTTCAGAGGGACAAGAGTGACTTTATGAGGATACCCAAAACATTCGAGACTGTCCTGGAAGATGACCAAGACAATTAG
- a CDS encoding hypothetical protein (COG:S; EggNog:ENOG503P4VW): MKTTTASTLVVAALAGLASAQQLPKFSLPNCASCISNMLALHMHLGCQQPDDIYCLCSKPDFNYGIHDCAVESCENIEQAEWVISEGKNICGRARPVATTASKTLEGVEVIFTSSGRILETSTALIGTVTPTPPSSSGVVTGKVNPVTSSLASLSTLLASLASTSASMEGKQQEPSATVTEVSGTPGGTATGTVTSSSQSAAGAAITAGLSLGLVGGLAGFLL, from the exons ATGAAGACTACGACTGCTTCCACTTTGGTCGTTGCCGCCCTGGCCGGCCTCGCTTCTGCCCAGCAGCTACCCAAGTTTAGCCTTCCAAACTGTGCC TCGTGCATCAGCAACATGCTAGCGCTCCACATGCACCTCGGTTGCCAACAGCCCGACGACATCTACTGCCTGTGCTCCAAACCCGATTTCAACTATGGCATCCATGATTGTGCAGTTGAGTCCTGCGAAAACATCGAACAGGCCGAGTGGGTTATCTCTGAAGGCAAAAATATTTGCGGCAGAG CCCGCCCCGTTGCTACCACTGCAAGCAAGACTCTCGAGGGCGTCGAGGTCATCTTCACCAGCTCGGGCAGGATCCTCGAGACCAGCACCGCCTTGATCGGCACCGTCACTCCGACTCCGCCGTCGTCATCCGGTGTTGTCACGGGCAAGGTCAATCCTGTCACTTCGTCTCTGGCGTCGCTGTCGACCTTGTTGGCATCGTTAGCTTCCACTTCTGCCTCCATGGAGGGAAAGCAACAGGAGCCAAGTGCCACCGTCACTGAGGTCTCTGGGACTCCGGGGGGCACCGCGACTGGGACTGTCACAAGCTCGTCCCAGAGTGCGGCCGGTGCCGCTATCACTGCTGGCCTGAGCCTGGGTCTTGTTGGCGGACTTGCGGGATTCCTCCTCTAG
- a CDS encoding hypothetical protein (EggNog:ENOG503P1KP; CAZy:GH75; COG:G), with protein sequence MQFPQGSAGLQLPAAIMSTANPMRYPTLQFCRRTFGTLLLFLAATPTSGDSSFLANAVPQNLNDFYQGLKERVASCQHSLAGGFYSIDDGTNTTSYCTNDPHRPSIIYLSGGNGTLSNMDVDCDGVQSGSQDDGRCSLGRSPDYQDATAFRDLIQSFKVGISDLNTYVHPYVVFGNSGSKPGWRTFDPTDYGVRPLSVMAVVCPGNKLVYGIWGDTNGDDGDNPMVGEVSIALATACWGKNMTGDSGYDGMDVLYVAFTGEDAVPGKDGADWAAKDYDSFERSIQPLGEKLVQRMRGVAVGRKAISLWAVAGGALAGGLWLAS encoded by the exons ATGCAATTTCCACAAGGTAGTGCTGGACTCCAACTTCCAGCCGCGATCATGTCCACGGCGAATCCCATGCGATATCCCACTCTTCAATTCTGCAGGAGAACATTTGGCACACTATTATTGTTTCTCGCCGCGACTCCAACATCTGGCGACAGCTCCTTCCTTGCCAATGCTGTCCCCCAGAACTTGAACGACTTTTACCAAGggctgaaggagagggtCGCGTCGTGCCAACATAGCTTGGCCGGGGGCTTTTACAGCATTGATGATGGCACAAACA CCACCTCATACTGCACCAATGACCCCCATCGACCCTCCATCATCTACCTCTCCGGCGGCAATGGAACCCTTTCCAACATGGATGTCGACTGCGACGGCGTGCAAAGTGGTAGTCAAGACGACGGAAGGTGCTCGTTAGGAAGAAGTCCGGACTACCAAGACGCGACGGCTTTCCGAGACCTCATCCAGTCCTTCAAAGTTGGCATATCTGACCTTAACACTTATGTACACCCGTATGTCGTCTTTGGAAATAGCGGTAGCAAACCTGGTTGGCGGACGTTTGACCCAACAGACTACGGCGTGAGACCATTGTCTGTCATGGCTGTTGTGTGCCCAGGCAACAAGCTGGTGTATGGCATCTGGGGCGACACAAATGGAGATGACGGCGACAATCCCATGGTAGGCGAGGTAAGCATAGCGCTTGCCACCGCCTGTTGGGGAAAGAATATGACAGGTGACAGCGGCTATGACGGAATGGATGTGCTGTATGTGGCGTTTACGGGCGAAGATGCAGTGCCTGGCAAGGATGGGGCTGATTGGGCTGCCAAAGATTACGATTCCTTCGAAAGGAGTATCCAGCCACTTGGGGAGAAGCTGGTTCAAAGGATGAGAGGCGTtgcggtggggaggaaggcCATAAGCTTGTGGGCTGTGGCCGGAGGTGCCCTCGCTGGTGGCTTGTGGCTTGCTTCGTGA
- a CDS encoding hypothetical protein (COG:G; CAZy:AA9; EggNog:ENOG503NW4V), translated as MVSRRVLDIRESIRRQPSSHHDASWTCQAARKTAPSSLPPSPTITMHFSVAVIALWALAATQGVEAHYRYSKLIVNGRVTNDWEYVRENSNFIMPTKQFLQPSDDFRCNSGSFANAGRTKVHKVNPGDSIGFRLWNGGKILHPGPTTIHMSRAPGDVRQYRGDGDWFKVQETLICRAPGRYLADTDWCSWDQPDQTFTLPRDTPPGQYLVRVEHIALHGAQSGDTEFYFTCAQIEVGGNGNGRPGPLVKIPGLYNSNDPALRFWIYGVPSYPYTRVGQHAVWTGGQYGGGGGGGSPAPAPSPAPGNGGGTVPLWGQCGGEGYTGPTRCAEGTCKVSNQWYSQCVN; from the exons ATGGTATCACGACGTGTGCTGGACATAAGAGAAAGTATAAGACGCCAACCTTCCTCGCATCATGATGCCTCCTGGACGTGCCAGGCAGCCAGGAAAACAGCCCCATCGTCGCTTCCTCCGTCtccaaccatcaccatgcaTTTCAGCGTTGCTGTCATTGCCCTCTGGGCCCTTGCGGCCACACAGGGTGTCGAGGCTCACTACCGCTACAGCAAGCTCATCGTCAACGGCAGGGTGACCAACGACTGGGAGTACGTCCGCGAGAACAGCAACTTCATCATGCCCACCAAGCAGTTCCTCCAGCCCAGCGACGACTTCCGCTGCAACTCGGGCTCCTTCGCCAACGCGGGCAGGACCAAAGTCCACAAGGTCAACCCAGGCGACAGCATCGGGTTCCGCCTGTGGAACGGCGGCAAGATTCTCCACCCCGgacccaccaccatccacatGTCCCGGGCTCCCGGTGACGTGCGCCAGTACAGAGGCGACGGCGATTGGTTCAAGGTTCAGGAGACTCTGATCTGCAGAGCCCCTGGCCGCTACCTCGCCGACACCGACTGGTGCTCCTGGGATCAGCCCGACCAGACCTTCACCCTTCCTCGCGATACCCCTCCTGGCCAGTATCTCGTCCGCGTTGAGCACATCGCCCTGCACGGCGCCCAGAGCGGAGACACCGAGTTCTATT TCACTTGCGCCCAAATCGAAGTcggcggcaacggcaacggccgCCCCGGCCCCTTGGTCAAAATCCCCGGTCTGTACAACTCCAACGACCCGGCCCTCCGTTTCTGGATCTATGGCGTTCCATCCTACCCCTACACCCGCGTCGGGCAGCACGCCGTTTGGACTGGTGGCCAgtatggcggcggcggcggcggtggctcTCCCGCCCCTGCGCCCTCGCCCGCTCccggcaacggcggcggcaccgtTCCTCTTTGGGGACaatgtggtggagagggctaCACTGGTCCTACCCGCTGTGCCGAGGGCACCTGCAAGGTTAGCAACCAGTGGTACTCTCAGTGCGTGAACTAG